A genomic region of Gossypium hirsutum isolate 1008001.06 chromosome D01, Gossypium_hirsutum_v2.1, whole genome shotgun sequence contains the following coding sequences:
- the LOC107922150 gene encoding glycine-rich protein 2 yields the protein MGENRMTGKVKWFDDQKGYGFISPDDGGDDLFVHQSSIRSEGFRSLADGEEVEYVVESSEGRPKAVEVTGPNGNPVRGSSRSGRGGGGGSGYGGGSGGYGGGGRRSGYGGGGGGGGGGGAGCYKCGEMGHLARECGQGGGGGGGRYGGGGGGGACYNCGGSGHFARDCPNSGR from the coding sequence ATGGGTGAGAATAGGATGACCGGCAAGGTGAAGTGGTTCGATGACCAAAAGGGTTATGGCTTCATATCCCCTGACGACGGCGGCGACGATTTGTTTGTTCACCAATCTTCCATCCGTTCCGAGGGTTTCCGTAGCCTTGCTGATGGTGAAGAGGTCGAGTACGTTGTTGAGTCTTCTGAAGGTCGCCCCAAGGCTGTTGAGGTCACGGGCCCCAACGGCAACCCTGTTCGTGGATCATCTAGATCCGGACGCGGCGGCGGCGGTGGTAGCGGTTATGGCGGTGGATCCGGTGGTTATGGTGGAGGAGGAAGGAGAAGCGGTTATGGTGGAGGAggcggtggtggtggtggtggaggcgCCGGATGTTATAAGTGTGGTGAGATGGGCCATTTAGCACGGGAATGTGGGCAGGGTGGCGGTGGCGGTGGAGGCAGATATGGCGGAGGCGGAGGCGGCGGTGCTTGTTACAACTGTGGAGGCTCTGGGCATTTCGCTAGGGATTGCCCCAACAGTGGTCGCTAA